The bacterium genome includes the window AGACGATACGTGAGCAGCAGAAGGGACTGGAGTTCCACCTCAAAACACTGGGCGCGGTATGCCGCGCCACCAAACCAAGCGAAGACTTCCTTCCGACGTTCTACATCGTCCATCATGTGTCACCTAACAATAATTGGATGGACCCGCCCGAGATGCGGGGTTTCTCGTTTTTGCCCATGTAAGAGGCCTTTGGATATTCTGCCAAATATGGCTTGACCCATTGTAAATCAAAGCCGTTTTCGGGTCGGTCCATTTAGTTCAGCGCGTTATACTGACCAGCACAAAACACCCCTCGAAGGCTCAAAACGTATTCTCCTGTGACCGAATGCGATGGAGTTAGGAGCGTACGTTTTCAATGTGCGCGTGCCCGCGAAGTGGGCCCGTTTTCCATGGGCCCTGACCCCGTGGGCTTTTTCCCGTCGCGCCTGCGGGACTTTGTTCCTCAGCCACCGGAAAACCCCGGGCTCACTTGGGGGGCGATGTTGTATCGCCCATCAGGGGCCATACGGTGTATCGTTCCCATAGCCCTGGCCAACGCTAAAGGCTGATGTCAGCCAACCTTATTTCCTTTTCCCAGCCACCTCCGGCTCCTCGACCACCGGCGCCGGCGCGGCGACTTTGATCAAGCCCAGTTTCTCGCGGACTTCCCGGTCGAGTTTCCGGAACATCTCCGGATCGGCGGACAGAGTGGCGATCGCCTGCTCTCGGCCCTGGCCGATGCGAACATCCCCATAGGAGTACCACGAGCCGGATTTCTCGATGATGTTCTCCTTGGCCGCCAGATCGAGCAGATCGCCCGTGCGCGAGATTCCCTCGCCGTAGATGATGTCGAATTCGGCCTCGCGGAAGGGCGGCGCGACCTTGTTCTTCACGATCTTGACGCGCGTGCGGGCGCCCCGAACCATATCGCCGTCCTTGATCGCGGCGATCTTGCGGATGTCCATGCGCACCGTGGCGTAGAACTTCAGCGCGTTGCCGCCGGTGGTGGTCTCGGGATTGCCGAACATGACGCCGATCTTCATGCGGATCTGGTTGATAAAGATGACCGACGTCTTCGATTTGGAAATCGTGCCGGTCAATTTGCGCAACGCCTGCGACATGAGCCGCGCCTGCAAACCCATCTGCGGGTCGCCCATCTCCCCTTCGATCTCGGCGCGCGGCACCAGCGCCGCCACCGAGTCGACCACGATCACATCGATGGCGCCGGACCGGACGAGCGTCTCAGTGATCTCCAATGCCTGCTCGCCGGTGTCCGGTTGGGAGATCAGCAGATTCTCCAGATCGACGCCGAGTTTGCGGG containing:
- the recA gene encoding recombinase RecA, giving the protein MAKTTEIRVPAPPENGKKRALESAVMQIERQFGKGSIMRLGGETADPTVETISTGSISLDHSLGVGGIPRGRVIEIYGPESSGKTTLALQIVAEAQRTGGVAAFIDAEHALDVTYARKLGVDLENLLISQPDTGEQALEITETLVRSGAIDVIVVDSVAALVPRAEIEGEMGDPQMGLQARLMSQALRKLTGTISKSKTSVIFINQIRMKIGVMFGNPETTTGGNALKFYATVRMDIRKIAAIKDGDMVRGARTRVKIVKNKVAPPFREAEFDIIYGEGISRTGDLLDLAAKENIIEKSGSWYSYGDVRIGQGREQAIATLSADPEMFRKLDREVREKLGLIKVAAPAPVVEEPEVAGKRK